One Stigmatella aurantiaca genomic region harbors:
- a CDS encoding BMP family lipoprotein, whose translation MTRTLRLSVLAVAAILGACKKEQPAAPAPAAGQQQAQGQAAPPAAKTRKVGLITDVGGRGDNSFNDAGLRGLELWASGKKYEGGKYVTASPEDIQKTLTPDLRALQSPITPQPIEPLVIQSKSPEDYEPNLQLLVDQGADLSVGNGFMLETAVETIAKRNPNSQFLLIDSPLLDASAGNKPYTLPNVRTVTFKEHEGSFLVGALAGLVTKTGKVGFVGGMEVPLIKRFEAGYRAGVKATQPKASESLLAVYSGSFDNVAAGKQVAQDLISKGADVIYHAAGADGLGVIKAVEEARAAGKSVYAIGVDSDQSHLAPEAVLTSMLKHVDLAVYEAAKDLAAGKFTPGDQLLGLKEGGVGYAEVRVDFPGKAEALQKVEALRQRIVSGDLKVPASVDEVSSFQVSP comes from the coding sequence ATGACCCGAACCCTCCGCCTCTCCGTCCTGGCCGTCGCCGCGATCCTGGGCGCGTGCAAGAAGGAACAGCCCGCCGCCCCTGCCCCTGCCGCCGGACAACAGCAGGCGCAGGGCCAGGCCGCTCCCCCCGCCGCGAAGACCCGCAAGGTGGGCCTCATCACCGACGTGGGCGGCCGCGGCGACAACTCCTTCAATGACGCCGGGTTGCGCGGCCTGGAGCTCTGGGCCTCGGGCAAGAAGTACGAGGGCGGCAAGTACGTCACCGCCTCGCCGGAGGACATCCAGAAGACCCTCACCCCGGACCTGCGCGCGCTCCAGTCCCCCATCACCCCGCAGCCCATCGAGCCGCTGGTCATCCAGAGCAAGTCCCCGGAAGACTACGAGCCCAACCTCCAGCTCCTGGTGGACCAGGGCGCCGACCTGTCCGTGGGCAACGGCTTCATGCTGGAGACGGCGGTGGAGACCATCGCCAAGCGCAACCCCAACTCCCAGTTCCTGCTCATCGACAGCCCCCTGCTGGACGCGTCCGCGGGCAACAAGCCCTACACGCTGCCCAACGTGCGCACCGTCACGTTCAAGGAGCACGAGGGCAGCTTCCTGGTCGGCGCGCTGGCGGGCCTGGTGACGAAGACGGGCAAGGTGGGCTTCGTGGGCGGCATGGAGGTGCCCCTCATCAAGCGCTTCGAGGCGGGCTACCGCGCGGGCGTGAAGGCCACCCAGCCGAAGGCCTCCGAGTCCCTGCTGGCCGTCTACTCGGGCAGCTTCGACAACGTGGCGGCCGGCAAGCAGGTGGCGCAGGACCTCATCTCCAAGGGCGCGGACGTCATCTACCACGCCGCGGGCGCCGACGGGCTGGGCGTCATCAAGGCGGTGGAGGAGGCGCGCGCCGCGGGCAAGTCCGTCTACGCCATCGGCGTGGACTCGGATCAGTCGCACCTGGCCCCCGAGGCGGTGCTGACCTCCATGCTCAAGCACGTGGACCTGGCCGTGTACGAGGCGGCCAAGGACCTGGCCGCGGGCAAGTTCACCCCGGGTGACCAGCTGCTGGGCCTCAAGGAGGGCGGCGTGGGCTACGCCGAGGTGCGCGTGGACTTCCCCGGCAAGGCCGAGGCCCTGCAGAAGGTGGAAGCGCTGCGCCAGCGCATCGTCTCGGGAGACCTGAAGGTCCCCGCATCCGTGGACGAAGTCTCCTCCTTCCAAGTCTCGCCCTGA
- a CDS encoding ABC transporter ATP-binding protein, with product MSLEIRAGELLALVGENGAGKSSLMNVLYGLYHPDAGDILLDGKPVRFKSPRDAIARGIGMVHQHFMLVPTLTVAENVVLGREPSRWGRMDPERACAEVAATCQRFGFQLDPRARVDSLSVGSQQKVEIVKALHRGAKVLILDEPTAVLTPQESEDLFRVARGLAAQGHTVVFISHKLREVLSVAERIAVMRRGKLVAEVKAAETSASVLANLMVGESRTGPSVAEPYQPPTGSVVVSVEGLTARTDEGRPALQGVTLEVHSGEIVGIAGVDGNGQRELAEVLTGLRPMEGGQGALLGKPLRHLTPAEARRRGVGHIPEDRLKRAVVKGMSVEENVSLGRQDQPPFTRGLWLDFAGRRERTRSLLAAYDVRPQDPQVAIQGLSGGNQQKVVVARELDTRPKLVVAVQPTRGLDISAVAQVQARLREERALGAGVLLISLDLEEVLALSDRVYVLFEGRVTGTFTRPEFDEQEMGRRMMGADHG from the coding sequence GTGTCGCTCGAGATCCGCGCGGGGGAGCTGCTCGCGCTGGTCGGTGAGAACGGCGCGGGCAAGTCCAGCCTGATGAACGTCCTGTACGGGCTCTACCACCCGGACGCGGGCGACATCCTGCTCGACGGCAAGCCGGTCCGCTTCAAGAGCCCCCGGGACGCCATCGCCCGGGGCATCGGCATGGTGCACCAGCACTTCATGCTGGTGCCCACGTTGACGGTGGCCGAGAACGTGGTGCTCGGCCGCGAGCCCTCGCGCTGGGGGCGCATGGACCCGGAGCGCGCGTGCGCCGAGGTGGCCGCCACGTGCCAGCGCTTCGGGTTCCAGTTGGATCCGCGCGCCCGCGTGGACTCGCTCAGCGTGGGCTCGCAGCAGAAGGTGGAGATCGTCAAGGCGCTGCACCGCGGCGCCAAGGTGCTCATCCTGGACGAGCCCACCGCGGTGCTGACGCCCCAGGAGTCCGAGGACCTGTTCCGCGTGGCGCGGGGCCTGGCGGCCCAGGGCCACACGGTGGTCTTCATCAGCCACAAGCTGCGCGAGGTGCTCAGCGTGGCCGAGCGCATCGCGGTGATGCGGCGCGGCAAGCTCGTCGCCGAGGTGAAGGCGGCTGAGACTTCGGCGAGCGTCCTGGCGAACCTCATGGTGGGCGAGAGCCGCACCGGGCCCTCGGTGGCCGAGCCCTACCAGCCGCCCACCGGCAGCGTGGTCGTCTCGGTGGAGGGCCTCACGGCGCGCACCGACGAGGGGCGCCCGGCGCTGCAAGGGGTGACGCTCGAGGTGCACTCCGGGGAAATCGTCGGCATCGCCGGCGTGGACGGCAACGGCCAGCGCGAGCTGGCCGAGGTGCTCACCGGCCTGCGCCCCATGGAGGGCGGCCAGGGCGCGCTGCTGGGCAAGCCGCTGCGACACCTCACGCCCGCCGAGGCCCGGCGCCGGGGGGTGGGCCACATCCCGGAGGACCGGCTCAAGCGCGCGGTCGTCAAAGGCATGAGCGTGGAGGAGAACGTGTCGCTGGGGCGCCAGGACCAGCCCCCCTTCACGCGGGGCCTCTGGCTGGACTTCGCCGGGCGGCGCGAGCGCACGCGGTCGCTGCTGGCCGCCTACGACGTGCGGCCCCAGGATCCCCAGGTGGCCATCCAGGGGCTGTCGGGCGGCAACCAGCAGAAGGTGGTGGTGGCGCGCGAACTGGACACCCGGCCGAAGCTGGTGGTGGCGGTGCAGCCCACGCGCGGGCTGGACATCAGCGCGGTGGCCCAGGTGCAGGCCCGGCTGCGCGAGGAGCGGGCCCTGGGCGCGGGCGTGCTGCTCATCTCGCTGGACCTGGAAGAGGTGCTGGCCCTGTCGGACCGCGTCTACGTGCTCTTCGAGGGGCGTGTGACGGGAACCTTCACCCGGCCCGAGTTCGACGAACAGGAGATGGGCCGGCGCATGATGGGAGCGGACCATGGGTGA
- a CDS encoding ABC transporter permease, with the protein MGERWRSAVPSLLSVALALGVCWVAIALTRDAEVAGEAYLQMLYGGLGQWPRFLETGDVGTLTRPLGEAAIKAAILLLTGLSVAVAFKAGLFNIGAQGQMLLGALMAALAGAHLSLPSVLHVPVALLAAAVAGAAWALIAAALKLLRGVHEVISTIMLNWVAVSLVDNWLAVGPLRASVSGGHSISGTAEILPSAQLPRMLGDLSRLNLGFVLALVIALLVWVGLFRTRRGFEIRAAGLGAEAARTAGIAVKQRTAEAMGLAGALAGLAGALLVLGTEFRYPGSLGAPYGFDGIAIALIGNSHPVGVTLSALFFGILRAGGTRMQLLGVHKSFPELIQGLALLFVAGRLVWLSLLRKRRAVSASTEVPRA; encoded by the coding sequence ATGGGTGAGCGCTGGCGCTCGGCGGTACCGTCCCTGCTCTCCGTGGCGCTCGCCCTGGGGGTGTGCTGGGTGGCCATCGCGCTCACGCGGGACGCGGAGGTGGCGGGCGAGGCCTACCTGCAGATGCTCTACGGTGGCCTGGGCCAGTGGCCCCGGTTCCTGGAGACCGGGGACGTGGGCACCCTCACCCGGCCCCTGGGCGAAGCGGCCATCAAGGCCGCCATCCTTCTATTGACGGGCCTGTCCGTGGCGGTGGCCTTCAAGGCGGGCCTGTTCAACATCGGCGCCCAGGGCCAGATGCTGCTGGGCGCGCTCATGGCGGCCCTGGCCGGCGCGCACCTCTCCCTGCCCTCGGTGCTGCACGTGCCCGTGGCGCTGCTGGCCGCGGCGGTGGCCGGCGCGGCCTGGGCCCTCATCGCCGCGGCGCTCAAGCTGTTGCGCGGCGTGCACGAGGTCATCAGCACCATCATGCTCAACTGGGTGGCGGTGAGCCTGGTGGACAACTGGCTGGCCGTGGGCCCCCTGCGGGCCAGCGTCAGCGGGGGCCACTCCATCTCCGGCACGGCGGAAATCCTCCCCAGCGCGCAGTTGCCCCGGATGCTCGGGGACTTGTCGCGGCTCAACCTGGGCTTCGTGCTGGCGCTCGTCATCGCCCTGCTCGTGTGGGTGGGGCTGTTCCGGACGCGCCGGGGCTTCGAGATCCGCGCGGCGGGCCTGGGGGCCGAGGCGGCCCGGACGGCGGGCATCGCCGTGAAGCAGCGCACGGCGGAGGCCATGGGCCTGGCGGGCGCGCTGGCGGGCCTGGCGGGCGCGCTGCTGGTGCTGGGCACCGAGTTCCGCTACCCCGGCTCGCTGGGGGCCCCCTACGGCTTCGACGGCATCGCCATCGCCCTCATCGGCAACAGCCACCCGGTGGGCGTCACCCTGTCGGCCCTGTTCTTCGGCATCCTGCGCGCGGGCGGCACGCGGATGCAGCTTTTGGGCGTCCACAAGAGCTTCCCGGAGCTCATCCAGGGGCTCGCGCTGCTGTTCGTCGCGGGCCGACTGGTGTGGCTGAGCCTGCTGCGCAAGCGCCGCGCCGTGTCCGCTTCCACCGAGGTGCCCCGTGCTTGA
- a CDS encoding ABC transporter permease has translation MLELLEALLFSTLDAAPALIFAALGGVLSERAGVVNVGLEGQMRVGAFCAAVAALSMPTPLAVMVGMVAGAGLASVHGYLSIRWRSDQVVSGMAINLVAMAGGTFLLEALYSPNGTPPIAQLPRWTLPGLAEVPLLRALSNHPSLAYLALLLPFVFHAVLHHTPVGLRLRAVGEKPHAVATLGLSVAALRWGAVVGGGLLAGLGGAVLSTAVLDRFEQHTPAGLGFMALAAVVFGRWTPLGAFAAALFFSFGNALRIGLASSAPGLLDVIPQGFLLALPYLLTLILLAVQGQRSSAPAALGTPYEQESR, from the coding sequence GTGCTTGAGCTGCTCGAGGCCCTGCTGTTCTCCACCCTGGACGCGGCGCCCGCGCTCATCTTCGCGGCGCTCGGGGGGGTGCTCTCCGAGCGCGCCGGCGTGGTGAACGTGGGGCTGGAAGGCCAGATGCGCGTGGGCGCCTTCTGCGCGGCGGTGGCGGCCCTGTCGATGCCCACCCCCCTGGCGGTGATGGTGGGCATGGTGGCCGGCGCGGGCCTGGCCTCGGTGCATGGCTACCTGAGCATCCGGTGGCGCTCGGATCAGGTGGTGTCCGGCATGGCCATCAACCTGGTGGCCATGGCGGGGGGCACCTTCCTCCTGGAGGCGCTCTACAGCCCCAACGGCACGCCGCCCATCGCGCAGCTGCCGCGCTGGACCCTGCCGGGACTCGCCGAGGTGCCCCTCCTGCGCGCCCTCTCGAACCACCCGAGCCTGGCGTACCTGGCGCTGCTGCTGCCCTTCGTCTTCCATGCCGTGCTGCACCACACCCCCGTGGGCCTGCGGCTGCGCGCCGTGGGCGAGAAGCCGCACGCGGTGGCCACCCTGGGGCTGAGCGTGGCGGCCCTGCGCTGGGGCGCGGTGGTGGGCGGGGGCCTGCTCGCCGGCCTGGGCGGCGCGGTGCTCTCCACCGCCGTGCTGGACCGCTTCGAGCAACACACCCCCGCGGGCCTGGGCTTCATGGCCCTGGCGGCCGTGGTGTTTGGCCGGTGGACCCCCCTGGGGGCCTTCGCCGCCGCCCTCTTCTTCTCCTTCGGCAACGCCCTGCGCATCGGCCTGGCCTCCAGCGCCCCGGGCCTGCTCGACGTCATCCCCCAAGGCTTCCTGCTCGCCCTGCCCTACCTGCTCACGCTGATTCTCCTGGCCGTCCAGGGACAACGCAGCAGCGCCCCCGCGGCCCTGGGCACCCCCTACGAGCAAGAGTCGCGCTGA
- a CDS encoding ATP-binding protein gives MRSFPMEGGEATNNVVSLEAYLRESLPVELGRVAEEVIGQMAGEGRLAGIEVLYHLAEEPVQVELPRRPFEQVVELLVAASAQAMQGVAGKPHVLRVIIEAADAFGDYGPRLRLQDTGEAVPAATLEAVAERVEKLGAKLTVKTRPSGGNIFVVEMPPEELASW, from the coding sequence ATGCGGTCCTTCCCAATGGAAGGCGGGGAGGCCACCAACAACGTGGTTTCCCTGGAAGCCTACCTGCGCGAGTCCCTGCCGGTGGAGCTGGGCCGCGTGGCCGAGGAAGTCATCGGGCAGATGGCAGGCGAGGGCCGCCTGGCAGGCATCGAGGTGCTCTACCACCTGGCCGAGGAGCCCGTGCAGGTGGAGCTGCCCCGGCGCCCGTTCGAGCAGGTGGTGGAGCTGCTCGTGGCCGCCTCCGCCCAGGCGATGCAGGGGGTGGCCGGCAAGCCCCACGTGCTGCGCGTCATCATCGAGGCGGCGGATGCGTTCGGTGACTACGGCCCGCGCCTGCGGCTGCAGGACACCGGCGAGGCCGTCCCCGCCGCCACGCTCGAGGCGGTGGCCGAGCGCGTGGAGAAGCTCGGCGCGAAGCTGACGGTGAAGACCCGGCCCTCGGGTGGGAACATCTTCGTGGTGGAGATGCCGCCCGAGGAGCTCGCTTCCTGGTAG
- a CDS encoding phospho-sugar mutase: MSTIGLREQAEAWRKADPDPATAEELGRVLAQEDSADLADRFAGNLEFGTAGLRGVLGAGPNRMNRAVVRRTSAGLARYLKAQVPDAASRGVVIGRDGRRMSAEFAEDTACVLAAEGIPALVFPGLVPTPLTAFATLRLGACAAVMVTASHNPPEYNGYKVYWGNGAQIVPPHDLGIAAAIDAVEPANQVRLLRPAEARERGLWRDIPESMGEAYLQALLGLRVFGKGADALSIVYTAMHGVGGEWMERVMKAAGFSRFHPVAEQQRPDGTFPTVRFPNPEEPGAMDLSIAAAERHKADLVLANDPDADRLAVMARDKDGTLRMFTGNEIGVLLGHYLLTQGPKHAKPHVATTIVSSVQLGQIARDLGVAFDEVLTGFKWIANRALERERDEGTQFVFGYEEALGYTVGPVVRDKDGVSAALVFADLAAWCQSRGVSVPGYLEEIQRRHGLFVGAQRNFTFPGAEGAQTIARIMDGFRKQPPSRVGAYAVQNAKDYKKGVQGLPPSNVIAFELEGGGRVTLRPSGTEPKIKYYFELKEAPAGGEPLVQARARAEAHLRTFIDAFVALARERGQPA, from the coding sequence ATGAGCACCATCGGACTGAGAGAGCAGGCAGAGGCGTGGCGCAAGGCGGACCCGGACCCCGCGACGGCCGAGGAGCTGGGCCGGGTGCTGGCCCAGGAGGACTCAGCGGACCTGGCCGACCGCTTCGCGGGCAACCTGGAGTTCGGCACCGCGGGCCTGCGGGGCGTGCTGGGCGCGGGCCCCAACCGGATGAACCGGGCCGTGGTGCGCCGCACCTCGGCGGGGCTGGCGCGCTACCTCAAGGCCCAGGTGCCGGATGCCGCCTCCCGCGGCGTCGTCATCGGCCGGGACGGGCGCCGGATGAGCGCCGAGTTCGCCGAGGACACCGCCTGCGTGCTCGCCGCCGAGGGCATTCCCGCGCTCGTGTTTCCGGGGCTCGTGCCCACGCCCCTGACGGCGTTCGCCACGCTGCGCCTGGGCGCGTGTGCCGCGGTGATGGTCACCGCCAGCCACAACCCGCCCGAGTACAACGGCTACAAGGTCTACTGGGGCAACGGCGCGCAGATTGTCCCGCCGCATGATCTGGGCATCGCCGCCGCCATCGACGCGGTGGAGCCTGCCAACCAGGTGCGGCTGCTCCGCCCCGCCGAGGCCCGGGAGCGGGGGCTCTGGCGCGACATCCCTGAGTCGATGGGCGAGGCGTACCTCCAGGCCCTGCTCGGGCTGCGCGTGTTCGGCAAGGGGGCGGACGCGCTCTCCATCGTCTACACCGCCATGCACGGGGTGGGCGGGGAGTGGATGGAGCGGGTCATGAAGGCCGCGGGGTTCTCGCGCTTCCACCCGGTGGCCGAGCAGCAGCGGCCGGATGGCACCTTTCCCACCGTGCGCTTCCCCAACCCCGAGGAGCCGGGCGCGATGGACCTGTCCATCGCCGCCGCCGAGCGGCACAAGGCGGACCTCGTGCTCGCCAATGATCCGGACGCGGACCGGCTGGCGGTGATGGCGCGGGACAAGGATGGGACGTTGCGCATGTTCACCGGCAACGAGATCGGCGTGCTGCTGGGGCACTACCTGCTCACCCAGGGGCCGAAGCACGCCAAGCCCCACGTGGCCACCACCATCGTCTCGTCCGTGCAGCTCGGGCAGATTGCCCGCGACCTGGGCGTGGCGTTCGACGAGGTGCTCACCGGCTTCAAGTGGATCGCCAACCGCGCGCTGGAGCGCGAGCGTGACGAGGGCACGCAGTTCGTCTTCGGCTACGAGGAGGCCCTGGGCTACACGGTGGGCCCGGTGGTGCGGGACAAGGACGGCGTGAGCGCGGCGCTGGTGTTCGCGGACCTGGCCGCCTGGTGCCAGTCCCGCGGGGTGTCGGTGCCCGGCTACCTGGAGGAAATTCAGCGCCGCCATGGCCTGTTCGTCGGGGCCCAGCGCAACTTCACGTTCCCGGGCGCCGAGGGGGCCCAGACCATCGCGCGCATCATGGACGGCTTCCGGAAGCAGCCGCCCTCGCGGGTCGGCGCCTACGCCGTCCAGAACGCCAAGGACTACAAGAAGGGCGTGCAGGGGCTGCCGCCCTCGAACGTCATCGCCTTCGAGCTGGAGGGCGGGGGGCGGGTCACCCTGCGGCCCTCGGGCACCGAGCCGAAGATCAAATACTACTTCGAGCTGAAGGAGGCCCCCGCCGGAGGCGAGCCGCTGGTGCAGGCCCGCGCGCGGGCCGAGGCGCACCTGCGCACCTTCATCGACGCCTTCGTGGCGCTCGCGCGGGAGCGGGGCCAGCCCGCCTAG
- a CDS encoding TraR/DksA family transcriptional regulator: MRTLLLALHAELTGKVPLKIEPNRTDDARIGGDEDEQPLNEMMQAIASSRNRNTDGMLARVVKALGKLRNDPDSFGECEECGDELPYGRLKAVPYVEFCVDCQGNKDKPKGGPTRRKLTDYT, translated from the coding sequence ATGAGGACCCTGCTGCTGGCCCTGCATGCGGAGTTGACGGGCAAGGTGCCGTTGAAGATCGAACCCAACCGCACCGACGATGCGCGCATTGGCGGGGATGAGGACGAGCAGCCCCTCAACGAGATGATGCAGGCCATCGCCTCCAGCCGGAACCGGAACACGGACGGGATGCTGGCGCGCGTGGTGAAGGCGCTGGGAAAGCTGCGAAACGATCCGGACAGCTTCGGCGAGTGCGAGGAGTGCGGGGACGAGCTGCCCTATGGCCGGCTCAAGGCCGTGCCCTACGTGGAGTTCTGCGTGGACTGCCAGGGCAACAAGGACAAGCCCAAGGGCGGGCCCACGCGGCGCAAGCTCACCGATTACACCTGA
- the deoC gene encoding deoxyribose-phosphate aldolase, which yields MNEVPLTPPGAPSDGGRTSLPGEGPGPSVKVATARVSLESLRTGADLAPYIDHTLLKPEASREELLKVAEEARQHGFATVCVNSSNVALVARVLEGSKTVPIAVVGFPLGAALSSAKAFEAREAIRAGAREIDMVINLGALKSRDYARVHQDIAQVVDASRPYPVKVILETSQLTREEKIIGCVLSKAAGAAFVKTSTGFSASGATVEDVALMREVVGDEVGVKASGGVRSAEDAMKMIQAGANRLGASASVAIVSGQKSTAKY from the coding sequence ATGAACGAAGTCCCTCTCACCCCTCCAGGCGCTCCCTCGGACGGTGGGCGGACTTCACTCCCGGGCGAAGGCCCCGGGCCTTCGGTGAAGGTGGCCACGGCCCGGGTGTCCCTGGAGTCCCTGCGCACGGGCGCGGACCTGGCGCCGTACATCGACCACACGCTGCTCAAGCCCGAGGCCAGCCGCGAGGAGCTCCTCAAGGTGGCCGAGGAGGCCCGGCAGCACGGCTTCGCCACGGTGTGCGTGAACTCGTCCAACGTGGCGCTGGTGGCGCGCGTGCTGGAGGGCTCGAAGACGGTGCCCATCGCCGTGGTGGGCTTCCCGCTGGGCGCCGCGCTCTCCAGCGCCAAGGCCTTCGAGGCGCGCGAGGCCATCCGCGCCGGGGCGCGGGAGATCGACATGGTCATCAACCTGGGGGCGCTCAAGTCCCGGGACTACGCGCGGGTGCACCAGGACATCGCCCAGGTGGTGGACGCGAGCCGCCCGTATCCGGTGAAGGTCATCCTGGAGACGAGCCAGCTCACGCGCGAGGAGAAGATCATCGGCTGCGTGCTCTCCAAGGCCGCGGGGGCCGCCTTCGTGAAGACCTCCACGGGCTTCAGCGCCAGCGGGGCCACCGTGGAGGACGTGGCGCTCATGCGCGAGGTGGTGGGCGACGAGGTGGGCGTGAAGGCCTCCGGCGGGGTGCGCTCCGCCGAGGACGCGATGAAGATGATTCAGGCCGGCGCCAACCGTCTGGGCGCGTCCGCCTCGGTGGCCATCGTCAGCGGCCAGAAGTCCACCGCGAAGTACTGA
- a CDS encoding ComEC/Rec2 family competence protein — MALPPRLCLLFILLLASVGLAAPAPAPPGKPLTVHFFDVGQGDAALVISPTGKTVLIDGGPPEAGPRLVERLRQLVHAPLDLVILTHPHLDHLGSMRDAIQAVGARRFMDPAFDHPSAAYRDLLEFVGQEVGQVMTASPNPKAPSTFLTIGLGEGVQLTLYWPRHPLEPFLKDTRSDANSNSIVARLSYGKTSFLFTGDAEPDTEQALLQRSLPLASTVLKVAHHGGRHSSTAPFLAAVKPQAAVISCGANNEYGHPNPEALERLAGVGARIFRTDLQGDIQATSDGTTVTFQTGRPAPPAKPAPPPERPAATAAPEAPRYISLKGSQVFHREDCATLKRAKTKERKIYTRRADALRERRAAEDCHP; from the coding sequence ATGGCCCTCCCACCGCGGCTCTGTCTGCTTTTCATCCTCCTGCTGGCCTCGGTGGGGCTGGCGGCCCCTGCGCCCGCGCCTCCGGGCAAGCCCCTCACCGTGCACTTCTTCGACGTGGGCCAGGGGGACGCCGCCCTCGTCATCTCGCCCACCGGCAAGACGGTCCTCATCGATGGAGGGCCCCCGGAGGCCGGCCCGCGGCTGGTGGAGCGGCTGCGCCAGCTCGTCCACGCCCCGTTGGATCTCGTCATCCTGACCCACCCGCACCTGGACCACCTGGGGAGCATGCGGGACGCCATCCAGGCCGTGGGGGCGCGGCGCTTCATGGACCCGGCGTTTGACCATCCGAGCGCCGCGTACCGGGACCTGCTGGAGTTCGTGGGCCAGGAGGTGGGCCAGGTGATGACCGCCAGCCCCAACCCGAAGGCCCCCAGCACGTTCCTCACCATCGGGCTGGGCGAGGGCGTGCAGCTGACGCTCTACTGGCCCCGCCACCCGCTGGAGCCCTTCCTGAAGGACACCCGATCCGATGCGAACTCCAACTCCATCGTCGCCCGGCTCTCCTATGGAAAGACGTCCTTCCTCTTCACCGGCGACGCGGAGCCGGACACCGAGCAGGCCTTGCTCCAGAGGAGCCTCCCCCTGGCCTCCACCGTGCTGAAGGTGGCGCACCATGGCGGGAGACACTCCTCCACGGCGCCCTTCCTGGCCGCGGTGAAACCCCAGGCAGCCGTCATCTCCTGCGGCGCGAACAACGAGTACGGCCACCCCAACCCCGAGGCGCTGGAGCGCCTGGCGGGCGTGGGCGCGCGCATCTTCCGGACGGACTTGCAGGGGGACATCCAGGCCACCAGCGATGGCACCACCGTCACCTTCCAGACCGGGCGCCCGGCGCCCCCCGCCAAGCCCGCGCCCCCTCCGGAGCGCCCCGCCGCCACCGCCGCCCCGGAGGCCCCGCGCTACATCAGCCTCAAGGGCAGCCAGGTCTTCCACCGGGAGGACTGCGCCACGCTGAAGCGGGCGAAGACGAAGGAGCGGAAAATCTATACCCGCCGCGCGGACGCCCTCCGGGAACGCCGGGCCGCCGAGGACTGCCACCCATGA
- a CDS encoding ComEC/Rec2 family competence protein, which produces MNARLLPLLALLLATACQEPPAPPAPPPAPPPPAAKRYFAKPADGKLHVYFLDVGAGDAALIVSPEGHTVLIDTGPAASLNYLVNRLPELLATRLDLAILTHPAPDHYGALDAVQKVADMRRLLEPQLPGTAPEYDALLTALGTRGVEIFSPAPNPSHPNEPMRLPLGGGAELTVLWPRAPTEPLLAVEGAGHAANSIVLRLTYGETSVLFMGDARAETEALLLKRQEPLRAMLLKVGAHGAALATSAEFLQEVRPQAALLSLGTGGLPDLPAPDTLARLEAAKATVFRTDKDGEIHAVSDGKQFVLTPQRLPPGKSALTEHVFVPEEEEDPLAVPLVAPSKPEPAKSPPPPARAVALKTRETEDLSRFGQVVDIDQLPKADRTSRQPSKPKATAAMERYVASRKSDVFHVPECRNAKRISPENLITFRTREEAAKERRPARDCNP; this is translated from the coding sequence ATGAACGCGCGCCTGCTGCCCCTGCTGGCCCTGCTCCTTGCCACCGCGTGCCAGGAGCCGCCCGCGCCCCCTGCCCCGCCGCCGGCCCCTCCGCCCCCCGCCGCGAAGCGCTACTTCGCGAAGCCCGCGGATGGGAAGCTCCACGTCTACTTCCTGGACGTGGGCGCCGGGGATGCCGCGCTCATCGTCTCGCCCGAGGGCCACACCGTCCTCATCGACACGGGCCCGGCCGCCTCGCTCAACTACCTGGTCAACCGGCTGCCGGAGCTGCTCGCCACCCGGTTGGATCTCGCCATCCTCACCCACCCCGCCCCGGACCACTACGGCGCGCTCGATGCGGTGCAGAAGGTGGCGGACATGCGCCGGCTGCTCGAGCCGCAGCTGCCCGGGACGGCCCCGGAGTACGACGCCCTGCTCACGGCCCTGGGCACCCGGGGCGTGGAGATCTTCTCCCCGGCCCCCAACCCCAGCCACCCCAACGAGCCGATGCGCCTGCCCCTCGGCGGGGGCGCGGAGCTGACCGTCCTCTGGCCGCGAGCCCCCACCGAGCCCCTGCTGGCCGTGGAGGGCGCCGGGCACGCCGCCAACTCCATCGTCCTGCGGCTCACCTATGGGGAGACGTCGGTGCTCTTCATGGGCGATGCCCGCGCCGAGACGGAGGCCCTGCTGCTCAAGCGCCAGGAGCCCCTGCGCGCCATGCTCCTCAAGGTGGGCGCGCACGGCGCGGCGCTCGCCACGAGCGCGGAGTTCCTCCAGGAGGTCCGCCCCCAGGCCGCCCTCCTGAGCCTGGGCACCGGGGGCCTCCCGGACCTGCCCGCGCCGGACACGCTGGCCAGGCTGGAGGCCGCCAAGGCCACCGTGTTCCGCACGGACAAGGACGGGGAGATTCACGCGGTGAGCGACGGCAAGCAGTTCGTCCTCACCCCGCAGCGGCTCCCCCCTGGGAAGAGCGCCCTCACCGAGCACGTCTTCGTGCCCGAGGAGGAGGAGGACCCCCTGGCCGTGCCGCTCGTCGCGCCCTCCAAGCCGGAGCCCGCGAAGAGCCCCCCGCCCCCCGCCCGGGCCGTCGCCTTGAAGACACGCGAGACCGAGGACCTCTCCCGCTTCGGGCAGGTGGTGGACATCGATCAGCTGCCCAAGGCGGACCGCACCTCGCGGCAGCCCTCGAAGCCCAAGGCCACCGCGGCGATGGAGCGGTATGTGGCCAGCCGCAAGAGTGACGTCTTCCATGTCCCGGAGTGCCGCAATGCCAAGCGAATCTCGCCGGAAAACCTCATCACGTTCCGCACCCGCGAAGAGGCCGCCAAAGAGCGCCGGCCCGCCCGGGACTGCAACCCCTAG